Genomic window (Capricornis sumatraensis isolate serow.1 chromosome 16, serow.2, whole genome shotgun sequence):
ATTTCAGACTCAAAACACCGATGTACTTTTTCCTACAACATTTAGCTTTTGTTGATATCTGTTATACCTCCGCTATCACTCCCAAGATGCTGCAAAACTTCATAGTAGGAAGCAAATTAATATCATTCAAGGGCTGTGTCATGCAGTTATTGATTTATGCAACATTTGCAACCAGTGACTGCTACCTCCTTGCTACTATGGCGGTGGACCGGTATGTGGCCATCTGTAGTCCGCTTCACTATCCCATAGTCATGTCCCGAAGAGTCTGCATTCCGTTGGTAGCTGGTTCATACATCATGGGCTTCATAAATGCATCTGTGCACACAGGTTTTACATTTTCACTGGTCTTTTGCAAGGGTAATACTATCAATCACTTTTTCTGCGATGTCCCTCCAATTCTTGCCCTTTCATGCTCCAACATTGACATCAACACCATGCTACTTGCTGTCTTTGTGggatttaatttaatatttactgagttggTTATCATCTTTTCCTATGGAAATATCATCACTACCATCCTGAAGATGTCTTCTACTACCGGGAGGAAAaaagccttctccacctgtgcctcccacctggctgcagtcaccactttCTATGGAACCCTCTCTTACATGTACTTACAACCTCATTCTAATAATTCCCAGGAGAATATGAAAGTGGCTTCCATGTTTTATGGCATTGTGATTCCCATGTTGAACCCCCTGATCTACAGTTTGAGAAATAAGGAGGTTAAAGAAGCTCTAAAAGTCATATGGAAAAAAATTCTTCTAGGTTGGACCAAATTGTAAAATTCAGTACATCAAGTCATCCAGTAGAGATGTTTAAatggtatttaaaattttgaaatagagAAAATGCTCACATCTTAAACTAATGCTTCTTTCTTCAACAGATAATTTCTTTGAATGAAAGTAATAtagtaactggagaaggaaatggccacccattccagtattcttgcttggagaattccatggacagaggagtctggcaggctacataccatccaaggggtcacaaagagttgaccatgactgagcaacttagcatacaaCATAGTAACGTCTCATAGAAACATATCATCATCacatctcatctcatctcatctctgCTTTTCCCTTGGACTTAGTTTGAGAAACATGTTCCACACTACCCATGAAAAGGGACTTTATTGAGATTATTTAACATATAAGTATGAATAGACATCACAAAGTATAtagttatttcaaatatatttcagatatattcttaaagatgagaaaaccccAATTTTGTATATAATCAATATTAAAATTGTAGTTCATGGTTTTCAATTCATTTAAACAAGTTCCCTAAATTGTCTACAAAGAGGCTCCTCATATGTTCGGTTTCAATTATTGCATAAAcctgaaatgtaaaataaatgtacTGCAttgtaaaggaacatgataaatgcccaccaaaccaaacaaaagaggaggaaatagggagtctacctgaaaaagaattcagaataatgatggtaaaaatgattgaaaatcttgaaaacaaaatggagttacagataaataaactggagacaaggattgagatgcaagaaaggtgtaacaaggacccagaagaaataaaaaagagtcaatatataatgaataatgcaataactgagatcaaaagcactctggagggaaccaacagtagaataacggaggcagaagacaggataagtgaggtagaagatagaatggtagaaataaaagaatcagagaggaaaaagggaaaaagaattaaaataaatgaagacaaactcagagacctctgggataatgttaaacaccccaacattcaaatcataggaatcccagaagaggaagacaaaaagaaaggccatg
Coding sequences:
- the LOC138093048 gene encoding putative olfactory receptor 5AK3, translating into MPEGNTTEVTEFFLLGLGAQYKFQYFLFTVFLVIYVTSMVGNIGMILLIKTDFRLKTPMYFFLQHLAFVDICYTSAITPKMLQNFIVGSKLISFKGCVMQLLIYATFATSDCYLLATMAVDRYVAICSPLHYPIVMSRRVCIPLVAGSYIMGFINASVHTGFTFSLVFCKGNTINHFFCDVPPILALSCSNIDINTMLLAVFVGFNLIFTELVIIFSYGNIITTILKMSSTTGRKKAFSTCASHLAAVTTFYGTLSYMYLQPHSNNSQENMKVASMFYGIVIPMLNPLIYSLRNKEVKEALKVIWKKILLGWTKL